A genomic stretch from Mya arenaria isolate MELC-2E11 chromosome 10, ASM2691426v1 includes:
- the LOC128204469 gene encoding uncharacterized protein LOC128204469, with translation MTEFVLAQILMVNVVAINVFTTMFFNTNFSFAKSDRGILLWSFGVPFIGALIAALLEQFGPMEIVCFFDAVNGRVANLVLITIPITTIMVVNVLLYILTFIKIRIDVRAIRQNLGNMASTAGRHIRAARNMSMFVVAFFVQWSSLVLTGVWFLLADDVADIPEVLKHIVGIFTNLGGVLNLIVYLAIFRKTRPMLNMATGMEPPKSHKVSDNNKEPANGSEQGNEEFEFN, from the exons ATGACTGAATTCGTGCTTGCTCAGATTCTGATGGTCAACGTTGTAGCAATTAACGTCTTCACCACGATGTTCTTCAACACAAACTTCTCTTTTGCCAAGTCTGATCGCGGTATTCTACTGTGGTCCTTTGGTGTTCCTTTCATCGGCGCGTTAATTGCAGCACTGCTTGAGCAGTTCGGACCGATGGAAATAGT ttgCTTTTTCGACGCCGTAAATGGCAGGGTTGCAAATTTGGTACTAATTACGATCCCCATCACAACAATCATGGTCGTCAACGTTCTGCTCTACATTCTGACGTTCATCAAGATCCGTATTGACGTGAGGGCTATAAGACAAAATCTTGGCAATATGGCGTCAACAGCTGGAAGGCATATAAGGGCTGCCCGCAATATGTCTATGTTTGTGGTGGCTTTCTTCGTCCAATGGTCAAGCCTTGTTCTAACTGGGGTTTGGTTCCTGCTTGCAGATGATGTAGCAGATATACCGGAGGTTTTGAAACACATCGTTGGAATTTTTACCAACCTTGGAGGTGTTCTGAATTTGATCGTTTACCTGGCAATATTTAGGAAAACAAGGCCTATGTTAAATATGGCCACAGGTATGGAACCGCCAAAATCACACAAGGTCAGCGACAACAACAAAGAACCCGCTAATGGTTCTGAGCAAGGAAATGAAGAATTCGAATTTAACTAA